Proteins from a single region of Microbacterium sp. zg-Y818:
- a CDS encoding ammonium transporter, with protein MDAPGNIAWGIMATALVLFMTPGVAFFYGGLVKAKSVVSMMMMSFGALGLISVLWILYGYNMSAVGSPWEFAGNPFSDFALSGLATGEDANTSLIGVAFGATFAIITVALISGAIADRAKFGSWMLFAGLFATIVYFPVAAWVWGGGWIFNLGSSMGFGTEVIDYAGGTAVHINAGAAALALALVLGKRIGFQKGIHKPHNVPLVMLGAAILWFGWFGFNAGAEWLSEDMGGVGLIGLNTLGATAAAVLGWVIVEKLKDGKATSIGAASGAVAGLVAITPACANLTPGWALLLGVISGAACALAIELKWKLGFDDSLDVVGIHLVGGLIGTIYLGFFATETGLFVGGNAEQLIIQVIAALGVMVYSFVVAGILGFAIQKTLGFRIKNEDEIAGVDTVVHGEEGYALVD; from the coding sequence ATGGACGCACCCGGCAACATCGCCTGGGGGATCATGGCCACCGCGCTCGTGCTATTCATGACGCCCGGTGTCGCCTTCTTCTACGGCGGTCTGGTCAAGGCCAAGAGCGTCGTCAGCATGATGATGATGAGCTTCGGAGCGCTCGGACTCATCAGCGTGCTGTGGATTCTCTACGGCTACAACATGAGCGCAGTCGGCAGCCCGTGGGAGTTCGCGGGCAACCCGTTCAGCGACTTCGCCCTCAGCGGGCTCGCCACCGGTGAGGACGCGAACACCTCGCTCATCGGCGTCGCGTTCGGGGCTACCTTCGCCATCATCACCGTCGCGCTCATCTCCGGTGCCATCGCCGACCGCGCGAAGTTCGGCTCGTGGATGCTGTTCGCCGGGCTGTTCGCGACCATCGTCTACTTCCCGGTGGCCGCATGGGTCTGGGGCGGCGGCTGGATCTTCAACCTCGGCTCGAGCATGGGCTTCGGCACGGAGGTCATCGACTACGCCGGTGGCACCGCGGTGCACATCAACGCCGGTGCGGCGGCCCTCGCCCTCGCCCTGGTGCTCGGCAAGCGCATCGGATTCCAGAAGGGCATCCACAAGCCGCACAACGTGCCGCTGGTGATGCTCGGCGCGGCCATCCTGTGGTTCGGCTGGTTCGGCTTCAACGCCGGCGCGGAGTGGCTCTCTGAGGACATGGGCGGTGTCGGTCTCATCGGCCTCAACACGCTCGGCGCCACCGCCGCAGCCGTGCTCGGCTGGGTGATCGTCGAGAAGCTCAAGGACGGCAAGGCCACCTCGATCGGCGCCGCCTCCGGTGCCGTCGCGGGTCTGGTCGCCATCACCCCGGCCTGCGCCAACCTCACTCCCGGCTGGGCTCTGCTGCTCGGCGTCATCTCCGGTGCCGCCTGCGCCTTGGCGATCGAGCTCAAGTGGAAGCTCGGCTTCGACGACTCGCTCGACGTCGTCGGCATCCACCTCGTCGGTGGCCTCATCGGCACGATCTACCTCGGCTTCTTCGCCACCGAGACCGGCCTGTTCGTCGGCGGCAACGCAGAGCAGCTGATCATCCAGGTGATCGCGGCGCTGGGTGTCATGGTCTACTCCTTCGTCGTCGCCGGCATCCTCGGCTTCGCGATTCAGAAGACCCTCGGATTCCGCATCAAGAACGAGGACGAGATCGCCGGTGTCGACACGGTCGTGCACGGCGAAGAGGGCTACGCCCTCGTCGACTGA
- the zapE gene encoding cell division protein ZapE, which translates to MTTTGTGIVHLSERQPRVTGDEMVASLVPPPQFDDATFDTYRADDTYPSQQQAKELLSAFADGGAPAARGGFFRRAKKAPELKPGMYLDGGFGVGKTHLLAAIYHALPARRKYFGSFIEYTALVGALGYQKTVELFRGADLLCIDEFELDDPGDTMVMTRLLGELVASGTRLAATSNTPPNALGEGRFAAQDFLREIHAMSESFQTLRIDGTDYRQRSVDGHAVVLDEAQYQRALEDAAASGTVSDDEFSAVIAHLATVHPSRYIRLIEGLHAVGLRDVTRLEDQSAALRFVAFVDRAYDAELPIRATGVALDQVFGDEMLAGGYRKKYLRAISRLVALTHS; encoded by the coding sequence ATGACCACCACCGGCACGGGCATCGTGCATCTGAGCGAGCGCCAGCCCCGGGTCACCGGCGACGAGATGGTCGCATCCCTGGTACCCCCGCCGCAGTTCGACGACGCGACGTTCGACACATACCGTGCGGATGACACCTATCCGTCACAGCAGCAGGCGAAGGAGCTCCTCTCCGCGTTCGCGGACGGTGGAGCCCCGGCGGCGCGCGGCGGTTTCTTCCGCCGCGCCAAGAAGGCGCCCGAGCTCAAACCGGGCATGTACCTCGACGGCGGGTTCGGCGTCGGCAAGACCCACCTGCTGGCCGCGATCTACCACGCGCTGCCCGCGCGGCGAAAGTACTTCGGCTCGTTCATCGAGTACACGGCGCTGGTCGGGGCGCTCGGCTACCAGAAGACCGTCGAGCTGTTCCGCGGCGCGGACCTGCTGTGCATCGACGAGTTCGAGCTCGACGACCCGGGCGACACGATGGTGATGACGCGCCTGCTGGGTGAGCTCGTGGCCTCGGGTACCCGTCTGGCGGCCACGTCGAACACTCCGCCCAACGCCCTGGGCGAGGGTCGCTTCGCCGCCCAGGACTTCCTGCGCGAGATCCACGCCATGTCCGAGAGCTTCCAGACACTGCGCATCGACGGCACCGACTACCGTCAGCGCTCTGTAGACGGCCACGCCGTGGTGCTCGATGAGGCGCAGTACCAGCGTGCGCTGGAGGATGCCGCCGCTTCGGGTACCGTGTCGGACGACGAGTTCTCCGCCGTCATCGCACATCTGGCCACGGTTCACCCATCGCGCTACATCCGCCTCATCGAGGGACTGCATGCGGTGGGGCTTCGCGACGTCACCCGTCTCGAGGACCAGTCCGCCGCCCTGCGGTTCGTGGCCTTCGTCGACAGGGCGTACGACGCCGAACTGCCGATCCGGGCCACCGGCGTGGCGCTGGACCAGGTCTTCGGCGACGAGATGCTGGCCGGCGGCTACCGCAAGAAATACCTCCGGGCGATCTCGCGCCTCGTGGCACTCACTCACTCCTGA
- a CDS encoding lysophospholipase, producing MMASRRAVTPGASLSSRTLVGAVLVTLGTALGGVLGWMGLLSVSMARRVVTPAGRTPDTTIVQVDPAAQTITLSRTPDTELPGRYGLFTTGTASYVKLGSVLSEDRATVTRKLLTHVPADATLAPDAAFSGWYYSDPGQLHLPYTTELIGGPVGPCPAWLFPAEAATDTWVIQVHGRGTTRAECLRAVPVFHAAGITSLLVSYRNDGDGPRSRSGTYALGATEWRDIEAALEFARRHGAKRVVLMGWSMGGAIALQVELNSPHRDLIAGIVLDSPVIDWRIVLAYQADLLKVPRVVTKLAITALGAGWATPVTGAGAPIPFDRLDVVARAGELRHPTLILHSDDDGFVPSDASHDLVVARPDLVELEVFDVARHTKLWNYDEQRWSSRITGWLRAHRLAFADSASEA from the coding sequence ATGATGGCTTCCAGGCGCGCCGTCACGCCCGGCGCCTCGCTCTCGTCGCGAACCCTCGTCGGCGCCGTCCTCGTCACCCTCGGCACCGCCCTTGGCGGCGTGCTCGGATGGATGGGGCTTCTGTCCGTCAGCATGGCACGTCGTGTGGTCACGCCGGCCGGGCGCACCCCCGACACGACCATCGTGCAGGTCGACCCCGCCGCGCAGACCATCACCCTCTCGCGCACGCCCGACACCGAGCTTCCGGGGCGCTACGGCCTCTTCACCACCGGAACGGCCTCGTACGTCAAATTGGGTTCGGTGCTCTCGGAGGACCGGGCCACCGTCACCCGCAAGCTCCTCACCCATGTTCCCGCGGACGCGACACTCGCACCCGACGCCGCCTTCAGCGGCTGGTACTACAGCGACCCCGGTCAGCTGCACCTGCCCTACACGACGGAGCTGATCGGCGGACCGGTCGGCCCGTGCCCGGCGTGGCTCTTTCCGGCTGAAGCGGCCACCGACACCTGGGTGATCCAGGTGCACGGGCGCGGCACGACGCGCGCCGAGTGCCTGCGCGCGGTCCCGGTGTTCCATGCCGCCGGCATCACCTCGCTGCTGGTGTCGTACCGCAACGACGGCGACGGCCCCCGCAGCAGGTCGGGCACCTACGCCCTCGGCGCGACGGAATGGCGCGACATCGAAGCCGCCCTCGAGTTCGCGCGGCGCCACGGGGCGAAGCGCGTCGTGCTCATGGGATGGTCGATGGGGGGCGCGATCGCGCTGCAGGTCGAGCTGAACTCGCCGCACCGCGATCTCATCGCCGGCATCGTGCTGGACTCGCCGGTGATCGACTGGCGCATCGTGCTCGCCTACCAGGCAGATCTGCTGAAGGTTCCCAGAGTCGTCACGAAGCTGGCGATCACCGCGCTGGGCGCCGGATGGGCTACGCCCGTCACCGGTGCCGGGGCGCCGATCCCGTTCGACCGACTTGACGTCGTCGCGCGGGCGGGGGAACTGCGGCATCCGACCCTCATCCTCCACAGCGACGACGACGGGTTCGTGCCCTCCGACGCCTCCCACGACCTGGTCGTCGCGCGGCCCGACCTCGTCGAGCTCGAAGTCTTCGACGTCGCCCGCCACACCAAGCTGTGGAACTACGACGAGCAGAGGTGGAGCAGCCGCATCACCGGCTGGCTGCGTGCACACCGGCTCGCCTTCGCGGACTCCGCCTCCGAGGCGTGA
- a CDS encoding DUF3000 domain-containing protein has translation MDDPRPPAEPQTFAEAADRMRSLAFRSDYVVREIPAPSGLAPDALALAGDVRPEEHGVDSPYGTGRFVLLHDPTGDDAWGGSWRIVCFAQAPLETEIGTDPLLADVAWSWLVDALDSRGARYHSESGTATKTLSKGFGSLADEGDGAQIELRASWSPTSDIAHHVRAWAELVCMLAGLPPGSEEIAVFGPRRSPRG, from the coding sequence GTGGATGATCCGCGCCCTCCTGCGGAGCCCCAGACGTTCGCCGAAGCGGCGGACCGAATGCGCTCCCTCGCCTTCCGCTCCGACTACGTCGTGCGTGAGATCCCCGCGCCCAGCGGGCTCGCCCCCGACGCCCTTGCGCTCGCCGGCGATGTGCGGCCCGAGGAGCACGGCGTGGACTCGCCGTACGGCACGGGACGGTTCGTCCTGCTGCACGATCCGACCGGTGACGACGCCTGGGGTGGATCGTGGCGCATCGTCTGCTTCGCGCAGGCGCCGCTCGAGACCGAGATCGGCACCGATCCCCTGCTCGCCGACGTCGCCTGGTCATGGCTGGTCGACGCACTGGATTCCCGCGGAGCCCGGTATCACTCCGAATCCGGCACGGCGACGAAGACGTTGTCAAAGGGGTTCGGCTCGCTCGCCGACGAGGGCGACGGTGCGCAGATCGAGCTGCGCGCGTCGTGGTCTCCGACCAGCGACATCGCGCACCACGTACGGGCGTGGGCAGAATTGGTATGCATGTTGGCGGGTCTGCCGCCAGGGTCGGAGGAGATAGCTGTGTTCGGACCGCGTCGGAGCCCCCGTGGTTGA
- a CDS encoding ribonuclease D produces MVEYRVIEDAEGLEAACQALAAGHGPVAVDVERASGFRYSQRAYLVQVFRRDAGVYLFDPPAIGDMTPLQAAIGGEEWVLHAASQDLPSLREIGLEPPSIFDTELAARLLGHDRVGLGAVVEDTLGITLDKAHSAADWSTRPLPQAWLEYAALDVLLLVDVRDVLAEELAEQGKTELAAEEFQAVLERAPKPPREEPWRRLSGLHTVRGRRGLAVARALWTAREEYAREQDVSPGRLVPDRALVAAVRADPASKQELSKVKEFTGRASRSQLDRWWAAIEAGRADESLPPERGSGDSLPPPRAWADRNPAADARLKAARPDVEKIAEELGMPTENLLTPDTLRRLAWTPPEPIDVASVSAALAAQGARPWQIERTAQAITDAFVRSVQTVSDAPETAS; encoded by the coding sequence GTGGTTGAGTACCGCGTGATCGAGGATGCCGAGGGGCTCGAGGCGGCCTGTCAGGCTCTGGCCGCCGGGCACGGCCCCGTCGCCGTCGACGTGGAGCGGGCCAGCGGCTTCCGCTACTCCCAGCGTGCCTACCTCGTGCAGGTCTTCCGGCGCGACGCCGGCGTCTACCTGTTCGACCCGCCCGCCATCGGCGACATGACCCCGTTGCAAGCGGCCATCGGCGGCGAGGAGTGGGTGCTGCACGCGGCGAGCCAAGACCTCCCGTCGCTGCGCGAGATCGGCCTCGAGCCGCCCTCGATCTTCGACACCGAGCTGGCGGCCCGGCTGCTCGGGCATGATCGCGTGGGCCTCGGAGCCGTCGTCGAAGACACCCTCGGCATCACGCTCGACAAAGCCCACTCGGCCGCGGACTGGTCCACTCGCCCGCTGCCGCAGGCGTGGCTGGAGTATGCCGCCCTCGACGTGCTGCTGCTGGTCGACGTGCGCGATGTGCTCGCAGAAGAGCTGGCCGAGCAGGGCAAGACGGAGCTGGCCGCCGAGGAGTTCCAGGCGGTGCTCGAGCGCGCTCCCAAGCCACCCCGTGAGGAGCCTTGGCGCCGTCTGAGCGGACTGCACACGGTGCGTGGCCGCCGAGGCCTCGCCGTGGCGCGGGCGCTGTGGACGGCGCGCGAGGAGTACGCGCGTGAACAGGACGTCTCACCGGGCAGGCTGGTGCCCGATCGGGCGCTGGTCGCCGCGGTGCGGGCGGACCCTGCGAGCAAGCAGGAGCTGTCGAAGGTCAAGGAGTTCACCGGACGCGCGAGCCGCTCGCAGCTGGACCGCTGGTGGGCGGCGATCGAAGCCGGTCGCGCCGACGAGTCCCTGCCGCCCGAGCGCGGGTCGGGCGACAGCCTGCCGCCGCCGCGCGCGTGGGCGGACCGCAACCCTGCGGCCGACGCCCGGCTCAAGGCCGCGCGGCCGGACGTCGAGAAGATCGCCGAGGAACTCGGGATGCCGACGGAGAACCTCCTCACCCCCGACACCCTGCGCCGTCTCGCCTGGACGCCGCCGGAGCCGATCGACGTGGCATCCGTCTCTGCCGCCCTCGCGGCGCAGGGAGCGCGGCCCTGGCAGATTGAACGAACTGCACAGGCGATCACCGACGCGTTTGTGCGTTCCGTGCAAACGGTGTCGGACGCGCCGGAAACCGCTTCGTAG
- a CDS encoding thiolase family protein, with protein sequence MAEISDVFFVDGMRTPFGRAGEKGMYWNTRSDDLAVKATIGLMQRNPKVPADRIDDVAIAATSQTGDQGLTLGRSVAILAGLPQTVPGFAIDRMCAGAMTSVTTMAGSIGVGMYDIALAGGVEHMGHHPIGTNADPNPRFVAEKMVDPGALNMGVTAERIFDRFPHLTKERSDRYGMLSQQKLQAAYDAGKIQPDLVPVAIKDAEGAWGLATADEGRRPQTTMEDLASLKTPFRPHGRVTAGTSSPLTDGATMSLLAGGGAVKELGLAPKMRLVSYAFAGVQPEIMGIGPIPSTEKALRKAGLTISDIGLFELNEAFAIQVISLLDHFGIADDDPRVNPWGGAIAVGHPLAASGVRLMIQLAAQFAERPDVRYGLTAMCVGLGQGGSVIWENPHFDGKKRK encoded by the coding sequence GTGGCCGAGATTTCGGACGTCTTCTTCGTCGACGGTATGCGCACCCCTTTCGGGCGCGCCGGCGAAAAAGGCATGTACTGGAACACCCGATCCGATGACCTCGCCGTCAAGGCGACCATCGGACTCATGCAGCGCAACCCGAAAGTGCCCGCCGACCGCATCGACGACGTCGCGATCGCTGCTACCAGCCAGACCGGCGACCAGGGGCTGACCCTGGGCAGGTCGGTGGCGATCCTCGCAGGACTCCCTCAGACGGTTCCCGGTTTCGCCATCGACCGCATGTGCGCCGGCGCGATGACGAGCGTCACCACGATGGCAGGCTCGATCGGCGTCGGCATGTACGACATCGCCCTCGCCGGCGGCGTCGAGCACATGGGGCACCACCCCATCGGCACGAACGCCGACCCGAACCCGCGCTTCGTCGCGGAGAAGATGGTCGACCCCGGTGCCCTCAACATGGGTGTCACGGCCGAGCGCATCTTCGACCGCTTCCCGCACCTGACCAAGGAGCGCTCCGACCGGTACGGCATGCTCAGCCAGCAGAAGCTGCAGGCCGCCTACGACGCCGGCAAGATCCAGCCCGATCTCGTGCCGGTGGCGATCAAGGATGCCGAGGGTGCTTGGGGTCTGGCCACCGCCGACGAGGGCCGCCGCCCGCAGACCACGATGGAAGACCTCGCGAGCCTGAAGACGCCCTTCCGCCCGCACGGTCGCGTCACCGCCGGCACGTCGTCGCCGCTGACCGACGGCGCGACGATGTCGCTGCTGGCCGGTGGCGGAGCCGTGAAGGAACTGGGCCTCGCACCCAAGATGCGTCTGGTCTCCTACGCCTTCGCGGGCGTGCAGCCGGAGATCATGGGCATCGGCCCGATTCCCTCGACTGAGAAGGCGCTGCGCAAGGCGGGCCTCACGATCTCGGACATCGGCCTGTTCGAGCTCAACGAGGCATTCGCGATCCAGGTCATCTCGCTGCTGGACCACTTCGGCATCGCCGACGACGACCCGCGCGTGAACCCCTGGGGCGGCGCCATCGCCGTGGGTCACCCGCTCGCGGCCTCCGGTGTGCGCCTGATGATCCAGCTCGCCGCCCAGTTCGCGGAGCGTCCCGACGTCCGGTACGGCCTGACGGCCATGTGCGTGGGCCTCGGCCAGGGCGGCTCGGTCATCTGGGAGAACCCGCACTTCGACGGCAAGAAGAGGAAGTAA
- a CDS encoding 3-hydroxyacyl-CoA dehydrogenase NAD-binding domain-containing protein, whose amino-acid sequence MTDYDSIDFSPILSADATDGEVVTHSPVRDITLPSGKVLALITLDNGRDHTRPNTLGPATLAELGETLAGLKARAAAGEIQAVGITGKQYILAAGADLSDISKLGSQDNARLVAQFGHKVLGSLSELGVPSFAFVNGLALGGGLEIALNSTYRTVDASAAAIALPEVFLGIIPGWGGAYLLPNLIGIENALEVVISNPLKQNRMLKPQQAFDYGIMDAIFPASNYLEDSLMWADGVLSGAVKVSRKHEPGKIERLTKWPVAIKMARGMLESKIGTVPKSPYVALDLLDKAKSGTKADGFAREDEALAELITGDQFAASMYAFDLVQKRAKRPVGAPDKQLAKKVTKVGVIGAGLMASQFALLFVRKLQVPVLITDLDQARVDKGLSYIHEEIGKLEAKGRLDADTANKLRGLVTGTTDKSQYADCDFVIEAVFEEVGVKQQVFGEIEKIIADDAILATNTSSLSVEEIGSTLAHPERLVGFHFFNPVAVMPLIEIVKTPHTADAALSTAFVVAKGLGKNAVLTADAPGFVVNRLLAKVMGEAARAVYEGTPLLTVERAFGPLGLPMTPFQLIDLVGWKVAAHVQDTMVAAFPDRFYANENFHALAQLDAVVEKDKSGRVSGWTKQAEKVLKGAVGSSPASEADILRRVQDGLAQEIRIMLDEGVVPEVEDIDLCLILGAGWPFIDGGASPYLDREGASERVFGGTFHTPPIRGISQR is encoded by the coding sequence ATGACCGACTACGACTCCATCGACTTCTCCCCGATCCTCTCCGCCGACGCCACCGACGGAGAAGTGGTCACCCACTCCCCCGTGCGTGACATCACGCTGCCCAGCGGCAAGGTGCTGGCCCTCATCACGCTCGACAACGGGCGCGACCACACCCGGCCCAACACGCTGGGCCCGGCGACCCTTGCCGAGCTCGGCGAGACCCTCGCGGGCCTCAAGGCCCGCGCGGCCGCCGGCGAGATCCAGGCGGTGGGCATCACCGGCAAGCAGTACATCCTGGCTGCCGGTGCCGACCTGTCCGACATCTCGAAGCTGGGTTCCCAGGACAACGCGCGTCTCGTGGCCCAGTTCGGTCACAAGGTGCTCGGGTCCCTGTCGGAACTGGGCGTGCCGTCGTTCGCGTTCGTCAACGGGCTCGCGCTCGGCGGCGGACTCGAGATCGCGCTCAACTCCACCTACCGCACCGTCGATGCATCCGCGGCGGCCATCGCGCTTCCCGAGGTGTTCCTCGGCATCATCCCCGGCTGGGGCGGCGCCTACCTGCTGCCGAACCTGATCGGCATCGAGAACGCGCTCGAGGTCGTCATCTCGAACCCGCTGAAGCAGAACCGCATGCTCAAGCCGCAGCAGGCGTTCGACTACGGGATCATGGACGCGATCTTCCCCGCCTCGAACTACCTCGAGGATTCGCTGATGTGGGCCGACGGCGTGCTCAGCGGCGCGGTGAAGGTCAGCCGCAAGCACGAGCCCGGCAAGATCGAGCGTCTCACCAAGTGGCCCGTCGCCATCAAGATGGCCCGCGGCATGCTCGAGTCGAAGATCGGCACCGTTCCGAAGTCGCCGTACGTGGCGCTGGACCTGCTGGACAAGGCGAAGAGCGGCACGAAGGCCGACGGCTTCGCCCGCGAGGACGAGGCGCTGGCCGAGCTCATCACCGGCGACCAGTTCGCGGCATCCATGTACGCGTTCGACCTCGTGCAGAAGCGGGCGAAGCGTCCCGTGGGCGCTCCCGACAAGCAGCTCGCGAAGAAGGTCACCAAGGTCGGCGTCATCGGCGCCGGTCTCATGGCCAGCCAGTTCGCCCTGCTGTTCGTGCGCAAGCTGCAGGTGCCGGTGCTCATCACCGACCTCGACCAGGCGCGGGTGGACAAGGGTCTGTCTTACATCCACGAGGAGATCGGCAAGCTCGAGGCGAAGGGCCGCCTCGACGCGGACACCGCCAACAAGCTGCGGGGCCTCGTGACCGGCACGACGGACAAGAGCCAGTACGCGGACTGCGACTTCGTGATCGAGGCGGTGTTCGAGGAGGTCGGCGTCAAACAGCAGGTGTTCGGCGAGATCGAGAAGATCATCGCCGACGACGCGATCCTGGCGACGAACACCTCATCGCTGTCGGTCGAGGAGATCGGCTCAACGCTCGCGCACCCCGAGCGGCTCGTCGGCTTCCACTTCTTCAACCCGGTGGCGGTCATGCCGCTCATCGAGATCGTGAAGACACCGCACACCGCCGACGCTGCGCTGTCGACGGCGTTCGTCGTCGCCAAGGGGCTGGGCAAGAACGCGGTGCTCACCGCCGATGCCCCCGGCTTCGTGGTGAACCGTCTGCTCGCGAAGGTCATGGGCGAGGCGGCGCGAGCCGTGTACGAGGGCACCCCGCTGCTGACGGTCGAGCGCGCGTTCGGTCCGCTCGGTCTGCCGATGACCCCGTTCCAGTTGATCGACCTGGTCGGCTGGAAGGTCGCGGCCCACGTGCAGGACACGATGGTCGCCGCCTTCCCCGACCGCTTCTACGCGAACGAGAACTTCCACGCTCTCGCGCAGCTGGACGCCGTGGTCGAGAAGGACAAGTCCGGACGCGTGTCGGGCTGGACCAAGCAGGCCGAGAAGGTGCTCAAGGGTGCGGTGGGGTCGTCCCCGGCATCCGAGGCCGACATCCTGCGCCGTGTGCAGGACGGTCTGGCTCAGGAGATCCGCATCATGCTCGACGAGGGCGTGGTGCCCGAGGTCGAGGACATCGACCTTTGCCTCATCCTCGGCGCCGGGTGGCCGTTCATCGACGGCGGCGCCTCGCCGTATCTCGACCGCGAGGGAGCGTCGGAGCGCGTCTTCGGCGGCACGTTCCACACCCCGCCGATCCGCGGCATCTCGCAGCGCTGA